A part of Carassius carassius chromosome 32, fCarCar2.1, whole genome shotgun sequence genomic DNA contains:
- the LOC132113050 gene encoding uncharacterized protein LOC132113050 — MTALVYCSLIVVLLCLCGYLNATDATQGQTAVKPGECPPQTPGSSCTRLCDCDSNCPDNEKCCSNGCGRYCTSPYTVKPGQCPKPKSVPECAESCFHDGQCPAAQKCCPTICGHVCSQGSGQGQGQGQGQGQGSGQGQGQGQGQGQGSGQGQGQGQGSGQGQGQGQGQGQGQGQGQGQGSGQGQGQGQGQGQGSGRGQGQGIGQGQGQGQGIGQGQGQGQGSGQGQGQGQGSGQGQGQGQGSGQGQGQGQGIGQGQGQGIGQGQGQGSGQGQGQGQGSGQGQGQGQGSGQGQGQGSGQGQGQGSGQGQGQGQGQGQGSGQGQGQGQGIGQGQGQGQGIGQGQGQGQGIGQGQGQGQGSGP, encoded by the exons ATGACTGCTCTAGTGTACTGCTCATTGATTGTGGTTTTATTGTGTCTTTGTGGATACTTAAACGCAACGGATGCTACTCAAGGACAAACTGCAG TAAAGCCAGGAGAGTGTCCACCCCAAACACCTGGAAGCTCCTGTACCAGGTTATGTGACTGTGACTCTAACTGTCCTGACAATGAGAAGTGTTGCAGCAATGGATGTGGACGTTACTGTACATCTCCTTATACAG tgaagccgggtcaatGTCCCAAACCAAAGAGCGTTCCAGAATGTGCTGAAAGCTGTttccatgatggccagtgtcctgctgCACAGAAGTGTTGCCCAACCATCTGTGGCCATGTATGTA gtcagggaagcggacagggacaaggtcaaggacagggacaaggtcagggaagcgggcAGGGTCAGGGTcaaggacagggacaaggtcagggaagcggacagggtcagggacaaggtcagggaagcggacagggacagggacaaggtcaaggacagggacaaggtcagggacagggacaaggtcagggaagcggacagggacaaggtcaaggacagggacaaggtcagggaagcggacggggacaag gtcagggaatcggacagggacagggacaaggtcagggaatcggacagggacagggacaaggtcagggaagcggacagggacagggacaaggtcagggaagcggacagggacagggacaaggtcagggaagcggacagggacagggacaaggtcagggaatcggacagggacaaggtcagggaatcggacagggacaaggtcagggaagcggacagggacagggacaaggtcagggaagcggacagggacagggacaaggtcagggaagcggacagggacaaggtcagggaagcggacagggacaaggtcagggaagcggacagggacaaggtcagggacagggacaag gtcagggaagcggacagggacagggacaaggtcagggaatcggacagggacagggacaaggtcagggaatcggacagggacagggacaaggtcagggaatcggacagggacagggacaaggtcagggaagcggaccg